The nucleotide sequence GGTGACTGGAATCAGAAGCGATGgaagaaaaaccaaaaagaagaagaagaaaaaccagaaagaagaaggacaagaaagaattaagaagaagaagaaaaagaggaggGAGGGAAAATGAGGGCTCTTTAGGGTATTTGGGGCCAtacatgtaacgacccgttagtgggtctaggtgttatgggtattttagtttgcacattagagttgttgcctttattaattaattgttaaaaatattatatgagttggtaatgggggtaaattaatgaaaataatatttggtgtgaaaaagtctcaaagttgtgggctaaatgggtttgggccttatttgaattagaccattgataaataattaaatcttaagtgtaaatgaattgggttgaacccaaatctcaagaaaagtgcATTGGGCCTtaaattggattgggccatatattttgacttgggcttgggctatatattttgacttgggcttgggccatgggcatagagaatggtatcttaattaaaaagaaaaaagattaagaaaatgataaaatgaccaaaatgggtaagagatatgtgaattgtgtgtgttagtatgaagggcaaattagagaaaattaaaagggagatggattgaaaggagttgggagacaagtctcccacattttttccctcattttcttcttcttactttcttgttcccttcttcttctccctctcccgattgtctcttcttcctccattgttcttcttcattgaagctttaagtggagactatggaattttcaatttcaagggggtgtcttcatctctttggatttgcaaccatctaaggcaagttcccttccttcttgtttcaaattcaagatcttcttcttcttcttctccttatgattgtgtaagttcttcttctcttgattatattttaatgcaagttcttcaaccttgtttccatcttagaaggcttgtttccttcatttttaagttgttgctcttaaattcttattctcggattcactgaccatgttatgttctttggtctataactccttgtgtttatatccaaattgagatccgtttgttgggttgtaaactagacatcttaagcttcattctagacacaagaatcgaattttttgactaatatttgatcatgttatagccttgtaaatccctgctaagatctggaaattttactgctttcgagtaaactgaccttgttgtactctttagggtataactctctgtggttatatccgattcaagttccgtttgtttctgtataaactagacttgataatcttcatttggtaaattttttagaatttttggctgtgttttgagcctacagtatccttgtaaattcttgcccagaatctggaaattttctgctctatttttgaataatctgttcttgcttcggtttttggggtataatgctctgtggttatatccaaattgtgatccatttatttttatataaaatagacttcatgggcttcgattcggtataagatttgaaatttttggttatgatttgtacccataacaaccttgttgaattctatgtagaattctgtaaattactgttacaaattctgccttgtttcggtttttgtggaatatctccttgtggttatttccgatttcaaatccagttgatgttccagaaactagactcattaggctttgatttggtatatcgtttgtggtatttgaccaaatattgagcccagattggatttttgaaaatatgcttgaaatctggaaatttctgaaatatgttgttattcaactcttcctatgtagtctatccttcctacgtttaaaattatgatttttgtatagttcttccattatttttttgaattattcttgataaccctcattgttggataaaagggttttattttccttatttcgataaatcttgcaatattaattcgttttcttgttgaacattgcaaaaatctaaacagggttttgtgtcaccctatatttcttaaggaatgacatttattcattagggtctagtgtcatgcaagatttagtgtttcttgcatgtataaattttgattccttgcgattatcattggggtaaaaatataccgtaaatattggtttgggcatttctataagtatgagtcaataaatgtattaaaatttaccctgtgatcataagatagtgcacactttaatttatgtaattgtgcatgttaagcatgatttgagatttttcttaatcattgaggattgacatgaaatggggatatgcatatgtgatgcatgattatactaatttgcgcacctattattttgcgcgacggctaagtccgtggatgagaaaggatatcctatgagcgcttgacgcgggtgaggtggccatcaacccagaaggcgtggctcaaattgttatcatttgttgatgtattttcctgatgcatgtatattcatgaatggatatatatatatatataggccgtgagagccttgagaattatgcagaaaaaaattccctactattggtgcatatgcatgagcatgggaacgagtgcataatatatgtaataatcacggcatgggaaattaatgtaaaccgagaacttatgagtcgcgttatactaatatctcctcatagagttgtttattctatcttgattatccctgcctttgattctatatctccatgctttataaatacacttgctgagccttgtggctcaccttgtttactctcatgtcattccaggtacaagtagagcagtggttgagggcgagcccagtggggctaaagcccagggttagaagtgtacagagaccttccaaattagatggtctatgttagcatttgtgatgagggcaagtgtgaggaaattttatgttgtaaaatttgttagtgcccttgtatttcattttgtttagactatggtctaagatgttgtaaacctttatgttagcttccgctgagtttatctaaggatagtattatggtgttgtatgttattgttctatatcacacttgtgatgacctcctttcggatatcctatgctagcgggactatccggtagtgggccactacagttttggtatcagagcaactcgggccgtgtgttgggaccgtgtactagcctaaggctgggggtactggaccagTTACCGTGTATTAGCcacaggctgggggtactggaccggggACACTGGACGGGGGATTATTGGTAGGTTATAAGAGCAAAAGTTGGGATGAGAGGAGTCTTTGTACACATAGGAATGACAAGTAGAGTTAAGGGTGTGTTTAGTGGTTTGAATGAAGTTAAGCTAAGATAACGTTCAAAAgataatttgattgtgtttgaaaatgaggGGTTAAGTCCTTTATAGCAGTGAAGAGGTGATGAAGTGGTTCGCCGAATATTGAGACCATGTATTGTCTCAAGATGTCCATAGAGAGTGAAACCCACGGAATGAGGAATGGCTCTAGCATGGAATAATACTACAGGTGATGCCTATCAGTGATGGgtttaatgctagggaccactgaatGCAGGTGGGAGGTGGCCACTAGGTTAGCTCATGTTGAGGGACCGTGACCCTCTATATGGAATAACCAGTCTGTTGTAGAGACGATTAAACGCCGAAGACCTAGAGTGAACTATAGGTTATGTCTGGACTAAGCCTAATTTTCGTGGGGATTGTAGTGTCATGATAGTGCCACTAGCATGGCGCGGCGGTTCAGAAGTTTGTGTAGCTTGACTTAGGATGTAAATTTCCAATCTTCGAATGAGATGACAATTAAGATTCGATATCATTTACCTCgatgtgattaattattaaaaattgtaagaggttgagataatttgtttgtaattgatATGCTATTGAGGGAAGGACAAGGGAATGAAATGTGAAAGTActcaaaacataacattcattccatatgttcaaatataatacaagagatcaagccgtacagtaaaaaaaaaaaaaaaaaaaaaaaaaaaaaaaaaagaggggggcAAACCATAAAAACTGATAATGTGCCAATGCTCAAGGACGTCGGCGGTGGCCAAAGATGACTGGACCTAGCTCATCAAGGTCATCCAAGAGCGGCATCTGGCTGCTGTTCGTTTCGCCAGGGTGAGGTAGAGTAGCCTCTGGGATGGTGGGAGGACTAGAGCTCCAGTTgaaatttggatcaaatggaggAACAAGTTGGGGATGCGAAGAATAATATGCGAATAgtgaatcttgcaaataagctcGATAGGCTTGCAGCTCACTAACCTGTTGCTGAAGAGcaagaatgtgagatacacaCCCATAAACAGGATCCTGAAGccgggcttgagcttcaaagagaagtgtATCGGAAGCCCAAAATCGGTCATTTACCGAAAGCGGAGTCAAGAGGTTGACGACATTTCTGGTAGTATAAACTTCACGAACGGTAGCAAAATGAGCAGTACCACTCTCACAACGAAAATAAGGAGCAAAAATGCACTGTGGATGACATCCTCTATTTAAGACTACACAGGCACCACATCGAGACCGGGGGTTCATTGTGTTGTGCCTTGGCATGATAGATATGGATTTGGTTAGATCTAAGCAAATCAGATATGTGTTAGATCTAATTGAATGGatcaaatcagatatgggttAGATCTAATCTGATAAGTCAAATTAGATAGGGGTCAGATCTAGTGGGTCAAACCTGAAGCGGATCAAGTCCGGTCGGGTCGGGCCGAGTTGGATCGGGTCGGGTCAGGCCGAGTTGGATCGGGTCGGGTCAGGCCGAGTTGGATCGGGTCGGGTCAGGCCGAGTCGGATCTGGTCGGGTCGGGCCGAGTCGGATCTGGTCGGGTCGGGCCGAGTTAGATCGGGTCGGTTTGTGCCGAGTCCAGTCGGGTCAGACCGATTGGGTCGAATCGACCCCGATATGACAGCAGTTGCAGAGGCGACGAGGGTCGCTGTGGCGGCTGAGGGAAGCCGAGCAAGGGCCGACGGCTGTGCGAGGGAGTAAGCAGCGGTGACTGCGTGACCGGATCTGGCCAAGGTGTCGGCCGATTGTGCCGGCAGTGATGGTTGGGAGGAGCTAGTGATCCGTGACTAGGCGTGAGGAAGCCAAGCGATGGCTTGTGGCTGATGGTGATGCAACGCTGGGGTGGTTGCCGAGCTGGCGATGGCGGTCGTCGGAGGTGGTGGCGAGGCTCGCGGTCGGTTGCTGATTGGCCGATTTGTGAGTTgcagagaagaggaagaggaagaagaagatggtgatcGGCGGCTAGGGCATGAGGAAGTCACGCGGTGGCTTGCGGTTGCTGGTTACGCAGGTGCTGCGATGGCTATGGTGGAGACGGCCGATGGAGGCGGTGCACGGTGGCTGTTGCCCTAATTGTGCATTgcagaagaggaaagaagaaggaagaaggaagaagaagggaattcgggagaagaatgagaaggaaggagaaataaaaaatatatatatataataatatatatgtaaaaaaatatatatatataaatatatatataatatatataccagaaaatccttaaaatatatatatatataaaaaaaaaatccctagaaaataggaaatggagatttactaatatttcaaagattttggaaaaaaaaaaaaaaaagggttcgGGCACGTGTTTTGAGACGGTGCACAAAAAAATCGAGATAGTGCACCAGAATTGAGGTgatgcacgagaatcgagaatTTGCATGCGTTTCAAGGTCAAGGCACACATACCAAGGAAGTGCTTTGAGGCTCAGTCAAAGGTGCTTCGGGACTTAagatgaagtgacttgtgcaaattttgaagttaacacgcaaatcaagatgatgcgcttatttcaatgtaaggcacgaatatcgaggtagcccgataagtcTGAAAATATGAAGATTGTAGCTTAAACAAAGATGATTGAGGCTAGGTTGGTAATTAGGTAAGGGAAGTGACCCCAGTTGGCAAGTGACGTCGGATAGTAAGAAAAGTCTCATTATCTTTGTTGAACATGAAATAATTCCTAGTTAGGAGAGTGGTGTGGTGAATATCTCGTTAAGCTCGAGGTATGGACTAGGGTAGTGCCATGATAGGTGCGTGCTAATTTGGAGTTTTGGGGAAACTCAATCCTCACTATATCGGgccgtttgagattttggagaaaatggatCCTTGGTTTACAAGTTAACGTTACTTCCTCAGTTGTTAGGGATGCACAATGTTTTTCATGTATCTGTATTGAGGAAATATGTGTCAAACCCCCAACACGTGATAGATTATCGAGATTTAGAGGTTAGAGAGGATGCTTCATATGAAGAAATGCCTGTTAGCATTTTGGagcgaaaagaaaaagtgttgcGAAATCGGTCAATTCCGTTTGTTAAAGTCTAGTGGCTACGTCATCCTCCAGATGAGGCTACTTAGGAGCTCGAGAATGAGATGATACGTCGCTTTCCCCGGCTATTTGACTGACTAGGTATgaatttgggggaccaaattcccttaagggggggagaaactgtaacgacccgttagtgggtctaggtgttatgggtattttagtttgcacattagagttgttgcctttattaattaattgttaaaaatattatatgagttggtaatgggggtaaattaatgaaaataatatttggtgtgaaaaagtctcaaagttgtgggctaaatgggtttgggccttatttgaattagaccattgataaataattaaatcttaagtgtaaatgaattgggttgaacccaaatctcaagaaaagtgcATTGGGCCTtaaattggattgggccatatattttgacttgggcttgggctatatattttgacttgggcttgggccatgggcatagagaatggtatcttaattaaaaagaaaaaagattaagaaaatgataaaatgaccaaaatgggtaagagatatgtgaattgtgtgtgttagtatgaagggcaaattagagaaaattaaaagggagatggattgaaaggagttgggagacaagtctcccacattttttccctcattttcttcttcttactttcttgttcccttcttcttctccctctcccgattgtctcttcttcctccattgttcttcttcattgaagctttaagtggagactatggaattttcaatttcaagggggtgtcttcatctctttggatttgcaaccatctaaggcaagttcccttccttcttgtttcaaattcaagatcttcttcttcttcttctccttatgattgtgtaagttcttcttctcttgattatattttaatgcaagttcttcaaccttgtttccatcttagaaggcttgtttccttcatttttaagttgttgctcttaaattcttattctcggattcactgaccatgttatgttctttggtctataactccttgtgtttatatccaaattgagatccgtttgttgggttgtaaactagacatcttaagcttcattctagacacaagaatcgaattttttgactaatatttgatcatgttatagccttgtaaatccctgctaagatctggaaattttactgctttcgagtaaactgaccttgttgtactctttagggtataactctctgtggttatatccgattcaagttccgtttgtttctgtataaactagacttgataatcttcatttggtaaattttttagaatttttggctgtgttttgagcctacagtatccttgtaaattcttgcccagaatctggaaattttctgctctatttttgaataatctgttcttgcttcggtttttggggtataatgctctgtggttatatccaaattgtgatccatttatttttatataaaatagacttcatgggcttcgattcggtataagatttgaaatttttggttatgatttgtacccataacaaccttgttgaattctatgtagaattctataaattactgttacaaattctgccttgtttcggtttttgtggaatatctccttgtggttatttccgatttcaaatccagttgatgttccagaaactagactcattaggctttgatttggtatatcgtttgtggtatttgaccaaatattgagcccagattggatttttgaaaatatgcttgaaatctggaaatttctgaaatatgttgttattcaactcttcctatgtagtctatccttcctacgtttaaaattatgatttttgtatagttcttccattatttttttgaattattcttgataaccctcattgttggataaaagggttttattttccttatttcgataaatcttgcaatattaattcgttttcttgttgaacattgcaaaaatctaaacagggttttgtgtcaccctatatttcttaaggaatgacatttattcattagggtctagtgtcatgcaagatttagtgtttcttgcatgtataaattttgattccttgcgattatcattggggtaaaaatataccgtaaatattggtttgggcatttctataagtatgagtcaataaatgtattaaaatttaccctgtgatcataagatagtgcacactttaatttatgtaattgtgcatgttaagcatgatttgatatttttcttaatcattgaggattgacatgaaatggggatatgcatatgtgatgcatgattatactaatttgcgcacctattattttgcgcaacggctaagtccgtggatgagaaaggatatcctatgagcgcttgacgcgggtgaggtggccatcaacccagaaggcgtggctcaaattgttatcatttgttgatgtattttcctgatgcatgtatattcatgaatggatatatatatataggccgtgagagccttgagaattatgcagaaaaaaattccctactattggtgcatatgcatgagcatgggaacgagtgcataatatatgtaataatcacggcatgggaaattaatgtaaaccgagaacttatgagtcgcgttatactaatatctcctcatagagttgtttattctatcttgattatccctacctttgattctatatctccatgctttataaatacacttgctgagccttgtggctcaccttgtttactctcatgtcattccaggtacaagtagagcagtggttgagggcgagcccagtggg is from Diospyros lotus cultivar Yz01 chromosome 2, ASM1463336v1, whole genome shotgun sequence and encodes:
- the LOC127794166 gene encoding LOB domain-containing protein 18-like; its protein translation is MNPRSRCGACVVLNRGCHPQCIFAPYFRCESGTAHFATVREVYTTRNVVNLLTPLSVNDRFWASDTLLFEAQARLQDPVYGCVSHILALQQQVSELQAYRAYLQDSLFAYYSSHPQLVPPFDPNFNWSSSPPTIPEATLPHPGETNSSQMPLLDDLDELGPVIFGHRRRP